The following coding sequences lie in one Drosophila bipectinata strain 14024-0381.07 chromosome XR, DbipHiC1v2, whole genome shotgun sequence genomic window:
- the LOC108127152 gene encoding uncharacterized protein → MMEARRQERQRRESAKATAASSLPSSQDEEFNLRLVDLYGEQSCLWNTSLPEHEDVELKREAWEKIAKELGSHLTAAFARSRVHSMRHQLNVYKLQMIEYQMTPGIGKEPEKPYYVDRFAFLDKVPTSSGDDTARSETTKSSRSSDSEVSLFRWSRPLVGVTRSAIPSIAGMVRERLEESRQLPVPLHMAFPRLQLNRMRRTAMREPSSGSSSLEISDVPPTLQARPGESVSKTKLSTDKMRTKQKQEQNREAESEDDELYNLHWEVRNQQRSLRNGQSPLAGLPAGEKDIF, encoded by the coding sequence ATGATGGAGGCACGTCGCCAGGAGCGACAACGTCGGGAATCGGCAAAGGCAACGGCGGCGAGCTCCCTGCCCTCCAGCCAGGACGAGGAGTTCAATCTGCGACTGGTCGACCTGTACGGAGAGCAGTCCTGCCTGTGGAACACCTCGCTGCCGGAGCACGAGGACGTCGAGCTGAAGCGCGAAGCCTGGGAGAAGATAGCCAAGGAGTTGGGAAGCCACTTGACGGCTGCTTTTGCCAGGAGTCGGGTGCACAGCATGCGGCATCAGTTGAACGTGTACAAGCTACAGATGATCGAGTACCAGATGACGCCCGGGATCGGCAAGGAGCCGGAGAAGCCCTATTACGTGGATCGGTTTGCTTTTCTGGACAAAGTGCCCACTTCGAGTGGCGATGACACCGCACGAAGTGAGACAACGAAGTCCTCCAGGAGCTCCGACTCGGAAGTTTCACTTTTCCGCTGGTCCAGGCCCTTGGTGGGCGTTACACGTAGTGCCATACCCAGTATCGCTGGTATGGTCAGGGAGCGGTTGGAGGAGTCCCGGCAACTGCCTGTTCCCCTACACATGGCCTTCCCCCGTCTCCAGCTCAATCGGATGCGGAGGACCGCCATGAGGGAGCCCAGTTCTGGGTCCTCCAGTCTGGAAATATCCGATGTGCCGCCGACCTTGCAGGCCCGTCCGGGCGAGTCCGTGTCCAAGACCAAACTGTCCACGGACAAGATGCGGACAAAACAGAAACAGGAGCAAAACAGGGAGGCGGAGTCCGAGGACGACGAGCTCTACAACTTGCACTGGGAAGTGAGAAACCAGCAGCGATCCTTGCGCAACGGGCAGTCCCCATTGGCTGGCTTGCCCGCCGGCGAAAAGGATATATTTTAA